Within Kutzneria chonburiensis, the genomic segment CTGGCCGATGTCGACCAGCACCGCCGACAGCAGCCGGGTCCAGGACCGGACGCCGATCAGGGTGTCCGGGGTGAGGTCCTCGTCCAGGATGGCCAGCGCCCGGGCGGCCGAGGTGAGCGCCTCGTCCTCGTAGCCGCCGAGGAAGAACCGACGTCCACGCAGGGCGTGGGCGCCCGCCTCCATCACGGTCAGGCCGTGCCGGCGGGTGTGCGCGATCATCTCGTCGAGCAGCGGATCGGTCTCGTTGGGCGAGTGCGCGCCGGACAGCCGGACCAGGCAGCTGGTCCGCAGGACCTGGGCGACCATGCGCGGCTCGCCGCGACGCTGCGCCTCGGCCAGCAGGCGGTCGGCCTCGGCCACCGCCGTGTCCGAGGTGCCCTCGACGTCGCCGCCCGAGGACATCGCCAGCTCTCGGGCCCGCCCGACCAGCCAGGCGTCCGACATCTCGGCCAGCGCCGGGGCGCCGTCCTCGTGCTGGTCGACCGTGTCCTCGTGCAGCTTCGACTCCTTCTCGGTTGCTCCGCTGCCAGGATTCGAACCTGAACCATTGGAACCAAAATCCAAGGTGCTGCCGTTACACCACAGCGGATCGGGGCAGTGCCGGCCCCCATGTTGTCACGTCTCACCTCGTCAGGTCAGGGCGACCACCCAAGAAGTCCCTGAGATGACGCTCGTAGCCGCTCGGGTCCACGTTCCAGGCCGCCGTGTGCTCGGCCTTGGGCACCTCGACGTAGGTGATCGGCCAGCCGAGGGAACCGGCCGCCGCGGCGAGGTCACGTGAGGCCTGCACGGGAACCGTGGTGTCCAGCGAGCCGTGGAACAGCAGGGTCGGCGGCTTGTGCGCGGGCGGGGCGTCGAGCAGCTCCATGCGGCCGAAGTCGATGCCGCCGCGCCAGCCCGAAACCAGTTCCGCGTCCCAGGTCAGCACGCTCGTCAGCGGCAGGCCGCGGTCCTGGGCCTGTAGCACCAGGGTCTTGGTCCAGCTCACCGCCGGCGCGTCCAGCACGACCGAGTCGACCTGACCGGCCAGCGGAGACTGCTTGAGCAGCTGCTCGGCGATCGCGCCGCCCATCGACCAGCCGTAGAGCACGAAGCGCTTGGCGCCCTGCTGGCTGCCGTACCGCATTGCCGACTCGACGTCCCGCCACTCGGAATCGCCGAGGTGGAAGAAGCCGTCCGGGGACTTCGGCGCGCCGTCGTCGTTGCGGTACGTGATGGACAGGACCGTGAAACCCAGCTGGTGCAGCGTCGGGATGGCCCGCAGTGTTTCCTCGCGGGTGCCGGCGCGGCCGTGGATCGCGATCACCCAGGTGTCGTTGCCCGGCACCAGCCAGGCCGGCGCCGGGCCCAGCTCCGTTGGCACGTCGACGTTCTGGAAGTCCTGGCCCAGCGCGGATTTCGGGTCGCCCGGCCACATCTGCGGGCTGAACCGGACGTGGGTGCCGGCCGGCGGCGCCTGTCCCTTGAGGAGGCGGCGCTCAACCTTGTTGTCACGGTCGCTGAGCACCTCGCCGACCTGGGCGGAGCCGCCGTTCCAGAGCAGCGCCCACTGGCCGGCATCTGTGGTGTCGCTCGCTTTTTGCAGTGCGACGGAACTCACACCGTTCACAGACGTTGGGCCCAGTGACACGTCCGGATAGCCGGGTCGCGCCTGCCCCGGATCGAGCAGCTGGCCGCTGTAGTACCAGCCGATCCCGAGCAGCGCGAGCACGGCGACGACCAGCACGATCGGCACGGTGACGACGGTGATCCGGACGGCCTTGTGGCGGCGAAGACCTTGTGTTGACACGGAAGAGCTGACCGCCTGTCGATCCTGTGAAGATGCCTACAACGTCCATGTGCGGGCTGGTATTCCGGGCCGGCACAACTTACGCTTGCGTAAGTTACGGTCCCGTAGGCGAGGTTCGCCTAAGTCAACCAATTAAACGACCGCGAGGTGTCACGGTATGACCACAGCCCTGGAGAAGCCAAGGGAGACGGCCGGCGGGGGGCCGAAGCCGATGCTCGACGGCCAGCACGGCCGGACCGAGCAGGCCCTCATCTACATCTTCACCATCGTGCCCTTTGTCGCGTTGGTCGCCGCCGTCCCGCTGGCCTGGGGCTGGGGGTTGAGCTGGGTCGACATCGCGATCGGCGCCGTCTTCTTCTGCATCAGCGGCATGGGCGTGACGGTGGGGTACCACCGCTACTTCACGCACGGCTCGTTCAAGGCCAAGCGCGCCCTGCGGGTCGGGCTGGCCATCGCCGGCAGCATGTCGCTGCAGGGTTCCGTGATCAAGTGGGTCGCCGACCACCGGCGCCACCACGCCTTCTCCGACCGTGAGGGCGACCCGCACTCGCCGTGGCTGTTCGGCACCGGTCCCGTGGCGCTGGCCCGTGGTTTCTGGCACGCGCACATGGGGTGGCTGTACGAGCGCGACCTCACCAACCGTGACCGCTTCGCCCCCGACCTCGTCGCCGACGACGACCTGAACATGGTCGACAAGCTGTTCCCCGTGTGGACCGTCGTCAGCCTGCTCGCGCCGGCCGCGCTCGGCGGGCTCATCACCTGGTCCTGGGCCGGCGCCCTGTCCGCCTTCTTCTGGGCCGGTCTGGTCCGGGTCGCCGTGCTGCACCACGTGACCTGGTCGGTCAACTCCATCTGCCACATGATCGGTGAGCGCCCGTTCGCCGCCCGCGACCGCTCCGCCAACTTCTGGCCGCTGGCGATCCTGTCCTTCGGCGAGTCGTGGCACAACCTGCACCACGCCGACCCGACGTCTGCCCGTCACGGCGTGCAGCGGGGTCAGATCGACATCTCGGCCCGGACCATCTGGCTGTTCGAGAAGCTCGGCTGGGCCTGGAACGTCCGGTGGCCGAGCCCGCAGCGCCTGGCCAGGATCAGCGCCGCGAAGTAGGTGACATATCGTGGCAGGCCATGGCTGCCCGCCGCAGGACACGTGACAGCAGGGGCGACGCGGACGGCGTCGCCCCTGTGACGCGCGTGCGGATGACCGGCAAGGAGCGCCGGCAGCAGCTGCTCGACGTCGCCCGGGAGCTGTTCGCCGAGAAGGGCTTCGACGGCACCTCCATCGAGGAGATCGCCCACCGGGCCGGCGTCTCCAAGCCCGTGGTGTACGAGCACTTCGGCGGCAAGGAGGGCGTCTACGCCGTCGTCGTCGACCGCGAGATGCAGTACCTCCTCGACTCCGTCGTCGCCGTCCTCGGTGATGGCGACGGCCACCCCCGCGAGCTCCTCGAGCGGGCCGCCAAGGCGTTGTTGAACTACATAGAGGGCTCGTCCGACGGCTTCCGCATCATGGTCCGCGATTCCCCCGTCGCCAGTTCCACCGGCACCTTCTCCAGTCTGCTCAACGACATCGCCTCGCAGGTCGAGCACATCCTCGGTCTCCACTTCGACACCCGCGGCTACGACCCCAAGCTGGCCGGGCTGTACGCCCAGGCTTTGGTGGGCATGGTGGCGTTGACCGGGCAGTGGTGGTTGGAAGTGCGGAAGCCCAAGAAGGACGAGGTCGCCGCCCACCTGGTCAATCTGGCGTGGAACGGCTTGTCCCACCTGGAAGGCAAGCCCCGGCTTCGGAGTCGTTAGGACGACTGGAACGAGACAGTTGGACCGTAGTCCGTCGTCTCTTCGGCCACTGTTACCACGAACGTGCGGTCCGCGAATTCCTCGCTCAGAGCTGACCGCCACATTGCTCCAACCTGTTCGGCCAGCTCGCCGAGGAGCTCGTGCTCAGGTTCTGACTTCGGTGGCAGGACGTCCCACAGATGCACGTGATTGACGACGGACTCGACGGCCCGCACATCATCGTTCACATGAGCGAACCACTTGTCGATGGCAGGCTTGTCGAAGAGGAAGCTCAGGAAAACGCCGCCGCGGTACTCGGTGAACTTGGGCCAACAGAACAGGAGGAACGCCGCAGCCTCGGTTGCCGTCATGCTTGACAGTAGGAACGTTCGTGGGTCAAAGACTTCACCCTCGACAACAAATCCCGCCACCTGTGGCAGCTTGCTGAAGTCCACGTGTACTTCCCTCCTGTTCTGGCGCCCGGTGTTCGATCAGTATCGGTCAGCACACCCGAGGCATGTCGTCTGGGCCTGCCGGAGTCGCGATCTTGCTCTGTTGGGGGAACACTCGCCCGTCTGGCGTCACGTTACGTGTGTACTCCTGGACGTGCGGGGTGGGTACGCCTCCGTGAGCCCTGCCCACCAGGTCGACTCGACGCAGAATTATGCCATTCTCGTCGTAAACCGCGTAGTTGCTGACGGTTCCATTTTGCTCGCGATACAAGACGCCGTTCTTTGGGCCGCCAGCGTCTTGCGAACCACCCAACGGAAAGTTGCCCGTCCATGGTTGGGCGTTGCTCAGGTCGATGCCAGGAGGGTCGTTGTGGACCAGAACCCTCGTGGCACCGGCCATCACGTCAAACGTGTGAAGGCCGTCGACAGTCAGGTTGTACGTACGGATGCTCGACGTGAACTCCCAGCTGGACAACACGGTGGCGGTGCCGTCGCCGCCGGTGTCGAGCTGGTCGCCGGGCTTGAGATCGGCGGCTGGAGTCCAGATGTGCTTGGTGCTGTCCCAGAACAGGTGATGGGCGGTGACGGTGATGGTCTTCGGACCGTTGGCCGTGGCAACCGACAGGCTGGTGAAGTCCCGGTCGGTGTCGGTCACGTGGATGGCGGTCACCGTGTGCTGCTGGGACGTGGTGGTTTCGGGATCGGCGTTGGTGATCTTGTCGCCGACCTTGACGTCCTGAATTGGGCGTTGGGAACCGTCAGCCATCAGGACAGCGGTGTCGGCGGCGAAGCTGTTCGTGCGACATGCCGCCTTGAACAGGGCCGACAATCCTGAGTCTTCAGCCGATGACATCGTTGCTGCGGCTGCGCCGTCTTCCCCGGCCTTCACCGCAACAGAGCCCAGGCCATCCTCAGCGCCGGCGAGGAGCTCCGGTGCGAGCAAGGCGTCGGCCGTGCCATCCGTCATCACGGTGAGGGCGGTGAAGATGATGATGTCAGCGGCGAGGTTGCGGATAGGAGCGAGCAGGCCCGCCGCCGCCGCGGCGCCACAGAATTTCGTGTCCGCTTCACCTGCATACGAGCAGCTCTCGTAGGCCCAATCCCTGATGGCGAGACCGTATTCG encodes:
- a CDS encoding acyl-CoA desaturase, giving the protein MTTALEKPRETAGGGPKPMLDGQHGRTEQALIYIFTIVPFVALVAAVPLAWGWGLSWVDIAIGAVFFCISGMGVTVGYHRYFTHGSFKAKRALRVGLAIAGSMSLQGSVIKWVADHRRHHAFSDREGDPHSPWLFGTGPVALARGFWHAHMGWLYERDLTNRDRFAPDLVADDDLNMVDKLFPVWTVVSLLAPAALGGLITWSWAGALSAFFWAGLVRVAVLHHVTWSVNSICHMIGERPFAARDRSANFWPLAILSFGESWHNLHHADPTSARHGVQRGQIDISARTIWLFEKLGWAWNVRWPSPQRLARISAAK
- a CDS encoding TetR/AcrR family transcriptional regulator yields the protein MTGKERRQQLLDVARELFAEKGFDGTSIEEIAHRAGVSKPVVYEHFGGKEGVYAVVVDREMQYLLDSVVAVLGDGDGHPRELLERAAKALLNYIEGSSDGFRIMVRDSPVASSTGTFSSLLNDIASQVEHILGLHFDTRGYDPKLAGLYAQALVGMVALTGQWWLEVRKPKKDEVAAHLVNLAWNGLSHLEGKPRLRSR
- a CDS encoding alpha/beta hydrolase family protein, with translation MPIVLVVAVLALLGIGWYYSGQLLDPGQARPGYPDVSLGPTSVNGVSSVALQKASDTTDAGQWALLWNGGSAQVGEVLSDRDNKVERRLLKGQAPPAGTHVRFSPQMWPGDPKSALGQDFQNVDVPTELGPAPAWLVPGNDTWVIAIHGRAGTREETLRAIPTLHQLGFTVLSITYRNDDGAPKSPDGFFHLGDSEWRDVESAMRYGSQQGAKRFVLYGWSMGGAIAEQLLKQSPLAGQVDSVVLDAPAVSWTKTLVLQAQDRGLPLTSVLTWDAELVSGWRGGIDFGRMELLDAPPAHKPPTLLFHGSLDTTVPVQASRDLAAAAGSLGWPITYVEVPKAEHTAAWNVDPSGYERHLRDFLGGRPDLTR